Proteins encoded within one genomic window of Bombina bombina isolate aBomBom1 chromosome 1, aBomBom1.pri, whole genome shotgun sequence:
- the GEMIN2 gene encoding gem-associated protein 2 isoform X3 has product MDSGPEELMPRLLPVGDCDLPEDFDPKVPPRTPQEYLRRVQLEAARCPDVVIAQIDPKKLRKKQTLSGCQPAPEGYSPSLRWQQQQVAQFSAARQSLNKHRGHWRSQPLDSNVTMPSTEDEESWKKFCLGERLYSDLAAALSSNDNQNPGIDYIKQVGFPPLLSIVSRMSQATVTSVLEYLVNWFEERDFTPELGRWLYALLACLEKPLLPEAHSLIRQLARRCSQVRAGVEHKDDERVSALNLFICLVGRYFEQRDLADCSDPS; this is encoded by the exons ATGGACTCTGGGCCAGAGGAGCTGATGCCTCGGCTGTTGCCGGTGGGGGACTGCGATTTACCAGAGGATTTTGACCCCAAGGTGCCACCACGGACTCCACAGGAGTATTTGAGAAGGGTGCA GCTTGAAGCTGCAAGGTGTCCTGATGTTGTGATTGCACAGATTGACCCAAAGAAGCTGAGAAAAAAGCAAACT CTGTCTGGATGCCAACCTGCCCCTGAAGGATACTCGCCCAGCCTCCGATGGCAACAGCAGCAAGTAGCTCAGTTCTCTGCTGCTCGTCAG agCCTCAACAAGCACAGGGGCCACTGGCGGTCTCAACCCCTAGACAGCAATGTTACAATG cCAAGCACAGAGGACGAAGAAAGCTGGAAAAAATTCTGCCTGGGTGAGAGGTTATATTCTGACCTGGCGGCTGCCCTCTCCAGCAACGACAATCAAAATCCAGGAATTGATTATATAAAG CAGGTTGGATTTCCTCCTCTACTGAGTATCGTCAGTCGTATGAGtcag gCAACTGTTACAAGTGTGTTAGAGTACTTGGTGAATTGGTTTGAAGAGAGGGATTTTACTCCGGAGCTG GGTCGGTGGCTTTATGCCCTTTTGGCTTGTCTGGAGAAGCCGCTACTCCCAGAGGCTCATTCTCTTATCAGGCAGCTGGCACGGAGGTGCTCCCAAGTCAGAGCCGGGGTG GAACACAAAGATGATGAACGAGTATCTGCTTTGAACCTGTTCATCTGTCTGGTTGGCAG
- the GEMIN2 gene encoding gem-associated protein 2 isoform X1 produces the protein MDSGPEELMPRLLPVGDCDLPEDFDPKVPPRTPQEYLRRVQLEAARCPDVVIAQIDPKKLRKKQTVSISLSGCQPAPEGYSPSLRWQQQQVAQFSAARQSLNKHRGHWRSQPLDSNVTMPSTEDEESWKKFCLGERLYSDLAAALSSNDNQNPGIDYIKQVGFPPLLSIVSRMSQATVTSVLEYLVNWFEERDFTPELGRWLYALLACLEKPLLPEAHSLIRQLARRCSQVRAGVEHKDDERVSALNLFICLVGRYFEQRDLADCSDPS, from the exons ATGGACTCTGGGCCAGAGGAGCTGATGCCTCGGCTGTTGCCGGTGGGGGACTGCGATTTACCAGAGGATTTTGACCCCAAGGTGCCACCACGGACTCCACAGGAGTATTTGAGAAGGGTGCA GCTTGAAGCTGCAAGGTGTCCTGATGTTGTGATTGCACAGATTGACCCAAAGAAGCTGAGAAAAAAGCAAACTGTGAGCATTTCG CTGTCTGGATGCCAACCTGCCCCTGAAGGATACTCGCCCAGCCTCCGATGGCAACAGCAGCAAGTAGCTCAGTTCTCTGCTGCTCGTCAG agCCTCAACAAGCACAGGGGCCACTGGCGGTCTCAACCCCTAGACAGCAATGTTACAATG cCAAGCACAGAGGACGAAGAAAGCTGGAAAAAATTCTGCCTGGGTGAGAGGTTATATTCTGACCTGGCGGCTGCCCTCTCCAGCAACGACAATCAAAATCCAGGAATTGATTATATAAAG CAGGTTGGATTTCCTCCTCTACTGAGTATCGTCAGTCGTATGAGtcag gCAACTGTTACAAGTGTGTTAGAGTACTTGGTGAATTGGTTTGAAGAGAGGGATTTTACTCCGGAGCTG GGTCGGTGGCTTTATGCCCTTTTGGCTTGTCTGGAGAAGCCGCTACTCCCAGAGGCTCATTCTCTTATCAGGCAGCTGGCACGGAGGTGCTCCCAAGTCAGAGCCGGGGTG GAACACAAAGATGATGAACGAGTATCTGCTTTGAACCTGTTCATCTGTCTGGTTGGCAG
- the GEMIN2 gene encoding gem-associated protein 2 isoform X2 translates to MDSGPEELMPRLLPVGDCDLPEDFDPKVPPRTPQEYLRRVQLEAARCPDVVIAQIDPKKLRKKQTVSISLSGCQPAPEGYSPSLRWQQQQVAQFSAARQSLNKHRGHWRSQPLDSNVTMPSTEDEESWKKFCLGERLYSDLAAALSSNDNQNPGIDYIKVGFPPLLSIVSRMSQATVTSVLEYLVNWFEERDFTPELGRWLYALLACLEKPLLPEAHSLIRQLARRCSQVRAGVEHKDDERVSALNLFICLVGRYFEQRDLADCSDPS, encoded by the exons ATGGACTCTGGGCCAGAGGAGCTGATGCCTCGGCTGTTGCCGGTGGGGGACTGCGATTTACCAGAGGATTTTGACCCCAAGGTGCCACCACGGACTCCACAGGAGTATTTGAGAAGGGTGCA GCTTGAAGCTGCAAGGTGTCCTGATGTTGTGATTGCACAGATTGACCCAAAGAAGCTGAGAAAAAAGCAAACTGTGAGCATTTCG CTGTCTGGATGCCAACCTGCCCCTGAAGGATACTCGCCCAGCCTCCGATGGCAACAGCAGCAAGTAGCTCAGTTCTCTGCTGCTCGTCAG agCCTCAACAAGCACAGGGGCCACTGGCGGTCTCAACCCCTAGACAGCAATGTTACAATG cCAAGCACAGAGGACGAAGAAAGCTGGAAAAAATTCTGCCTGGGTGAGAGGTTATATTCTGACCTGGCGGCTGCCCTCTCCAGCAACGACAATCAAAATCCAGGAATTGATTATATAAAG GTTGGATTTCCTCCTCTACTGAGTATCGTCAGTCGTATGAGtcag gCAACTGTTACAAGTGTGTTAGAGTACTTGGTGAATTGGTTTGAAGAGAGGGATTTTACTCCGGAGCTG GGTCGGTGGCTTTATGCCCTTTTGGCTTGTCTGGAGAAGCCGCTACTCCCAGAGGCTCATTCTCTTATCAGGCAGCTGGCACGGAGGTGCTCCCAAGTCAGAGCCGGGGTG GAACACAAAGATGATGAACGAGTATCTGCTTTGAACCTGTTCATCTGTCTGGTTGGCAG